GCAAGATTGAGTTCTGCTTTGATACCGCTTATGACGCCTATTATCACGAGTTTCCCCATATATCCGAGAGAACTCATGTTCGGCTTAAGGTATTTTGCCCCCACATGGTCAAGGATGAGGTCAACACCCTTTTTCGCTGTATATTCCTTTACAGCTTCTGAAAAGTCAGGGGTAGTGGTGTAGTCTATGACCAGTGAAGCTCCCAGTTCTTTTACCGTATCCATCTTTTCCGGAGCGGCTGTCACTATATATTTGCTGTTTGGGGTGAGTGCATTTGAGAGTTGTATGGCCGCTGTATTTACGCCGCCTCCCCCTCCGTGAAAGATAGCTGTCTGTACGTCTTCAAATCCGCCTATCATGAAAACATTAGAGAATGCTGTGATGTATGATTCGCACACACATGCGGCTTCTTCAAAGCTCATAGTTTCAGGGATTTTCATAAGGTGACATGCATATGCAACAGCATATTCAGCGTAGCCTCCTCCCCCCACAAGTGTCATTACTTTGTCCCCGGTTTGCCAGTCTTTTACATCGGCACCGACCTCTTCTATAACTCCTGCTACTTCCAGCCCGAGTATTTCAGAGTCTCCTTTTGGGGGCGGGTAATTCCCTTCTCGCTGAACGATGTCCGGTCTGTTTATTGAAGTTGCCGCAACTTTTATGAGCACCTGATTTGCTGCGGGAACAGGTTTTTCAGCTTCACCGATGTAGAGCACATCAGCACTTCCGAATTCTTTCATCAATACTGCTTTCATAGAACGTCTCCTTTATTCGTGTCGAGCCTGTTTTGTCTATAAGTTTGGCACATATTTATTCTTTTGCAAATATTAAAAAAACTGCATAAACGATGGAGTTTATAAGGTGTTAAATAGATAATTATTAGTTAATTGAATTGATAAAGCTTGCGGATATCGTTATGTAAATATATAATAACGCAGTATTGCTAAACAGGAGGCATGTTATGAAGCTTAGTGCAAGAAACACTTTTAAAGGTAAGGTCATTGATCTTAAAATTGGTGCAGTGAATGTTGAGGTTGATATAGAAATTCCAGGCGGAGCTGTCGTTACTTCCATGATTACAAAAGAATCATGTGAAAAACTTGGTCTCGCCGTGGGTAAAGATGCTTATGCAATAGTGAAAGCCTCAGCAGTGATGGTGGCTGTGGACTAAAGTTTTCTGCGGAAAGCGTTACTTCATTTTTCTGACATTATGCGGCATCGTCCGGTGCCGCTTGTTCTTTTTGTACGGTTCCACTCATAATACTTCTTGAATTTTCTGTCCCACTGTTTAAAATCTGTCATGGTATGAATTTTCTAAACCAAGAGGTAACTTATGAAGAAGATATTGCTGGTTCTTACTGCCGTATTATTAGTGTCAACCGCTTTTGCCGGTGACATGGTAAAGATAGGCATTTCCCAGATAGTCGAGCACCCTGCTCTGGATGCTGTCCGTGACGGTATCAAAAGCTCACTGCGAGACTGCGGGTATATAGAGGGGCAGAATGTCGAGTATGACATCCAGTCCGCTCAGGGTAATATGGTGACAGCCAACCAGATCGCCAACAAATTTGCAGGGGATAAAAATGATGTTGTGGTCGGTATTGCGACA
This window of the Denitrovibrio acetiphilus DSM 12809 genome carries:
- a CDS encoding NAD(P)H-quinone oxidoreductase; translated protein: MKAVLMKEFGSADVLYIGEAEKPVPAANQVLIKVAATSINRPDIVQREGNYPPPKGDSEILGLEVAGVIEEVGADVKDWQTGDKVMTLVGGGGYAEYAVAYACHLMKIPETMSFEEAACVCESYITAFSNVFMIGGFEDVQTAIFHGGGGGVNTAAIQLSNALTPNSKYIVTAAPEKMDTVKELGASLVIDYTTTPDFSEAVKEYTAKKGVDLILDHVGAKYLKPNMSSLGYMGKLVIIGVISGIKAELNLALMMVKRQQIIGSVLRSRPVEMKGEIVAEFTRRALPKFTDRSIVPMIHKIFPMDEAAQAHKTMEDDSHFGKIVLKIQNI
- a CDS encoding TOBE domain-containing protein — its product is MKLSARNTFKGKVIDLKIGAVNVEVDIEIPGGAVVTSMITKESCEKLGLAVGKDAYAIVKASAVMVAVD